The following proteins are encoded in a genomic region of Methylobacterium tardum:
- a CDS encoding sensor histidine kinase, with product MTAYSLRARLLALWVLLLTSAAATAYLMYGVYNQSTGVQVAQAEVAVARACRAIIDRYAALVRNRGARTAEGDLADVVEGALGGFGGVEGGIWSASDGSIAYAYPTYEGTGPKTDLPAAERETIAAVNAEALRVDHAVPQRRPSRTQVLLLQGCPLHGPEPGLTAWTMGRVRVNDGPTYTRFLAGLGFLAATVLGSAAFLGWFLYGFSGRIARLEAALATQPDGEDLPRLAPTGERELDRLVDALNAAGGRLRDARARIVATERLATAGRLAASIAHEIRNPIAAMRLKAENALASGDSNRAALALEAMLGQIARVDTLLRDLLNLTQARPLHRTPTAIAPLLAECARLHEDLATARNVRIETVSDGLPESDHPHIDRAQVARALDNLLLNALQHTPAGGRVRLGAARDTVDGTLRLRLRVSDTGPGVDPAIRPSLFEPFVTGRPDGTGLGLAIVREIALAHRGTTGLVDNAPETTFCLDLPWRPS from the coding sequence GTGACAGCCTACAGCCTGCGTGCCCGGCTGCTTGCCCTGTGGGTGCTGCTGCTGACCTCCGCGGCCGCGACGGCCTACCTCATGTACGGCGTCTACAATCAATCGACCGGCGTGCAGGTGGCTCAGGCGGAGGTCGCGGTGGCGCGGGCCTGTCGCGCGATCATCGACCGATACGCCGCGCTGGTCCGCAACCGTGGCGCGCGGACCGCGGAAGGTGACCTCGCCGACGTGGTCGAGGGGGCGCTCGGCGGTTTCGGGGGAGTCGAGGGCGGAATCTGGAGCGCGTCGGACGGTTCGATCGCCTATGCCTATCCCACCTACGAAGGGACCGGACCGAAGACGGATCTCCCGGCGGCCGAGCGGGAGACGATCGCCGCCGTGAACGCCGAGGCGCTGCGCGTCGACCATGCGGTGCCGCAACGCCGGCCGAGCCGCACGCAGGTGCTGCTGCTGCAGGGCTGTCCCCTGCACGGGCCCGAGCCCGGGCTGACCGCCTGGACCATGGGCCGCGTCCGCGTCAATGACGGCCCCACCTACACGCGCTTCCTGGCGGGACTCGGCTTCCTGGCCGCCACGGTGCTCGGGTCGGCGGCCTTTCTCGGATGGTTCCTGTACGGGTTTTCCGGCCGGATCGCGCGGCTCGAAGCCGCGCTCGCGACCCAGCCGGACGGCGAGGATCTGCCACGGCTCGCACCGACCGGCGAGCGCGAACTCGACCGTCTGGTCGATGCCCTGAATGCGGCCGGCGGGCGCCTGCGGGACGCGCGGGCGCGGATCGTGGCCACCGAGCGTCTGGCCACCGCCGGCCGGCTGGCGGCGAGCATCGCGCACGAGATCCGCAACCCGATCGCCGCGATGCGGCTCAAGGCCGAGAACGCCCTGGCCAGCGGTGACTCGAACCGCGCCGCCCTGGCCCTCGAAGCCATGCTCGGCCAGATCGCGCGGGTGGACACGCTCCTGCGCGACCTCCTCAACCTGACCCAGGCGCGGCCGCTCCACCGGACGCCCACCGCGATCGCACCGCTGCTCGCCGAATGCGCGCGCCTGCACGAGGATCTCGCGACCGCCCGCAATGTCCGGATCGAAACCGTGTCGGACGGCCTCCCAGAATCGGACCACCCGCATATCGACCGAGCCCAGGTCGCGCGCGCGCTCGACAACCTGCTGCTGAACGCGCTCCAGCACACGCCCGCCGGCGGCCGCGTCCGCCTCGGCGCCGCGCGGGACACGGTCGATGGAACGCTGCGTCTGCGGCTTCGCGTCAGCGATACCGGTCCCGGGGTCGATCCTGCGATCCGCCCCAGCCTGTTCGAGCCGTTCGTCACGGGCCGCCCCGACGGGACCGGCCTCGGCCTCGCGATCGTGCGCGAGATCGCGCTGGCGCATCGCGGCACGACCGGGCTGGTCGACAACGCGCCGGAGACCACCTTCTGTCTGGACCTGCCATGGCGACCATCCTGA
- a CDS encoding Hpt domain-containing protein: MSHALVNRDALDELTAAIGRDKLVRILDRFVASLVTAFEGPDCGPAEYGREAHTLVSMSGMLGCTPLSLACRGLEEAAKAGDDITGSLIDLRILRDRTITALRDMRPAVEPSIRLATG, from the coding sequence GTGTCACACGCGCTCGTGAATCGGGATGCGCTCGACGAGCTCACGGCCGCGATCGGCCGGGATAAGCTCGTCCGCATCCTCGACCGGTTCGTCGCCAGCCTCGTCACCGCCTTCGAGGGACCCGATTGCGGACCGGCCGAGTACGGGCGCGAGGCGCATACCCTCGTGTCCATGTCGGGCATGCTCGGCTGCACACCCCTGTCTCTGGCATGCCGCGGCCTCGAAGAGGCCGCCAAGGCGGGCGACGACATCACGGGCTCGCTGATCGACCTCAGAATCCTCCGCGACCGGACGATCACGGCTCTCCGGGACATGCGGCCCGCGGTGGAACCGTCGATCCGGCTGGCGACCGGATAA
- a CDS encoding sensor histidine kinase has protein sequence MDAGIVLPWTDGATRRLGALEAENIRLRDLLTQATAQADRERQRSRRLGRIIEAASRVEAGRLAAGHEPAPPGPTRRTGSGPDMSPSRDRRAPHSARHQAANDYLELLDCDGRLITGSEDGPALFGLREETDAVGRLWMEIWTRPEDREAAAAALDRARAGRPSRFQAELETGGTVRWWDVAVTPLGATADRPERILAVSRDITELKLTEARQALLMQELAHRMKNTMALVQAVAAQTMRNAASLEAAGEALSARLLALAKAHDVLLQGSFARASLIDLVDGAVSLHGDGVLGRFAVAGPELTLSARHGLTLALMLHELGTNATKYGALSVAAGRVGITWEVTETERGPALRFRWEETGGPPVVPPTRTGFGTRLIARSLAHGFGGTATLLYPRAGAVLTFEAPLDAVAAA, from the coding sequence ATGGATGCGGGCATCGTGTTGCCGTGGACCGACGGGGCGACGCGCCGCCTCGGCGCGCTCGAAGCAGAGAACATCCGCCTGCGGGACCTGCTGACGCAGGCGACCGCGCAGGCCGACCGGGAGCGCCAGCGCAGCCGGCGGCTCGGTCGCATTATCGAGGCAGCAAGCCGGGTCGAGGCCGGCCGCCTCGCTGCCGGGCACGAACCGGCCCCGCCGGGTCCGACGCGGCGCACAGGCTCAGGCCCGGACATGAGTCCGAGCCGTGACCGACGGGCGCCACATTCCGCACGGCATCAGGCGGCCAACGACTACCTCGAACTGCTCGATTGCGACGGCCGCCTGATCACGGGCAGCGAGGATGGGCCGGCGCTCTTCGGCCTGCGCGAGGAGACGGACGCGGTCGGTCGCCTGTGGATGGAGATCTGGACCCGTCCGGAGGATCGCGAGGCGGCGGCGGCCGCCCTGGACCGGGCCCGCGCGGGCCGACCTAGCCGCTTCCAGGCGGAGCTGGAGACCGGCGGCACGGTGCGATGGTGGGACGTGGCCGTCACGCCGCTCGGCGCGACGGCCGATCGGCCGGAGCGCATCCTCGCAGTGTCGCGCGACATCACCGAGCTGAAGCTGACCGAGGCCCGGCAGGCGCTGCTGATGCAGGAGCTGGCGCATCGGATGAAGAACACCATGGCCCTGGTCCAGGCTGTCGCGGCGCAGACCATGCGCAACGCGGCGTCCCTGGAAGCGGCCGGCGAGGCGCTGTCGGCGCGGCTGCTGGCCCTCGCCAAGGCGCACGACGTTCTCCTTCAGGGCTCCTTCGCCCGGGCCTCCCTGATAGACCTGGTGGACGGAGCCGTCTCCCTGCACGGCGACGGCGTTCTGGGCCGGTTCGCGGTCGCAGGCCCGGAGCTGACCTTGAGCGCGCGCCATGGCCTGACCCTGGCGCTCATGCTGCACGAGCTCGGGACCAACGCCACCAAGTACGGCGCGCTCTCCGTGGCGGCCGGTCGGGTCGGCATCACCTGGGAGGTGACTGAGACGGAGCGCGGACCGGCTCTGCGGTTCCGCTGGGAAGAGACCGGTGGACCGCCGGTCGTCCCACCGACGCGAACCGGATTCGGGACCCGCCTGATCGCCCGCAGTCTCGCCCACGGCTTCGGCGGGACGGCAACGCTCCTGTACCCGCGCGCCGGGGCCGTCCTGACCTTCGAGGCGCCGCTCGACGCCGTGGCGGCGGCTTGA
- a CDS encoding ABC1 kinase family protein, translating to MLKTAFVAARDRQRLSEIATILIGFGVTRVVDRLGLRYLPLLPRRQPRLDVTRLSEPERLRRAIEALGPTFIKFGQVLASRPDLLSPAWTEELQKLHSQVVPVTWEQIGPQLEQDLGGSPLEVFAEFDTNPIASASIAQVYRARLHSGEDVIVKVLRPNLRKIIEADLRLMAHGARIVENEWPDMARYQPREQMRHLAEGLNGELDLLNEARNCELLAQIFEGRDDIVFPKIHWEYCSERVLVQDFIHGIPPNDEAALKAAGVDKKLLAQKGTDAFLRMALIEGLFHADPHPGNMLALPGNRIGFIDFGIIGRLSQRRRSQLLVLIGAMLKQDADGLMAVLLDWTGTSNPDLTRLQVSAQSFVESHSSIPLNLGLVLTDFMNMARENDLAMPTDLAILFKGLVTADGVMRHLDPDFDLFAAAGPTVRASMQTQFSLSALKQKAEALGVGLYGAASELPTLIHLMLVRLKQGRVTVEIEVKGLDKVTRGIERAAARVAVALVVAAFATQLAPRLIDLGTPVFVSIGLIIFVLGIGWLVLLMRNK from the coding sequence ATGCTGAAGACAGCCTTCGTTGCCGCCCGCGACCGCCAGCGGCTGTCCGAGATCGCGACGATCCTGATCGGCTTCGGCGTCACGCGGGTCGTGGACCGCCTCGGCCTGCGCTATCTGCCGCTGCTACCGCGCCGCCAGCCCCGGCTCGACGTCACCCGCCTGTCCGAGCCCGAGCGCCTGCGGCGGGCGATCGAGGCGCTGGGTCCGACCTTCATCAAGTTCGGGCAGGTCCTGGCGAGCCGGCCCGACCTCCTGTCGCCCGCCTGGACCGAGGAGCTGCAGAAGCTTCACAGCCAGGTCGTACCAGTCACGTGGGAGCAGATCGGGCCGCAGCTCGAGCAGGATCTCGGCGGCTCGCCGCTGGAAGTGTTCGCCGAGTTCGACACCAACCCGATCGCCTCGGCCTCAATCGCCCAGGTCTACCGGGCGCGCCTGCACTCGGGCGAGGACGTGATCGTCAAGGTCCTGCGCCCGAACCTGCGCAAGATCATCGAGGCGGATCTGCGCCTGATGGCGCACGGCGCCCGCATCGTCGAGAACGAGTGGCCCGACATGGCCCGCTATCAGCCGCGGGAGCAGATGCGCCACCTCGCGGAAGGGTTGAACGGCGAGCTCGACCTCCTCAACGAGGCGCGAAATTGCGAGCTGCTGGCCCAGATCTTCGAGGGCCGCGACGACATCGTCTTCCCGAAGATCCACTGGGAGTACTGCTCCGAGCGCGTGCTCGTGCAGGACTTCATCCACGGCATCCCACCGAACGACGAGGCGGCCCTAAAGGCGGCCGGCGTCGACAAGAAGCTGCTGGCCCAGAAGGGTACCGACGCCTTCCTGCGGATGGCGCTGATCGAGGGCCTGTTCCACGCCGACCCGCATCCCGGCAACATGCTGGCACTGCCGGGCAACCGCATCGGCTTCATCGATTTCGGCATCATCGGCCGGCTGTCGCAGCGGCGGCGCTCGCAGCTCCTCGTGCTGATCGGGGCCATGCTCAAGCAGGACGCCGACGGCCTGATGGCCGTGCTTCTGGACTGGACCGGAACCAGCAATCCGGATCTGACCCGCCTCCAAGTCTCGGCCCAGTCGTTCGTGGAGAGCCACTCCTCGATCCCGCTCAATCTGGGGCTCGTGCTCACCGACTTCATGAACATGGCCCGCGAGAACGATCTCGCGATGCCCACCGACCTCGCGATCCTGTTCAAGGGGCTGGTCACCGCCGACGGCGTGATGCGCCACCTCGACCCGGATTTCGACCTGTTCGCCGCGGCCGGCCCCACGGTCCGGGCGAGCATGCAGACGCAGTTCTCGCTCTCCGCCCTCAAGCAGAAGGCCGAGGCCCTCGGCGTCGGCCTCTACGGTGCCGCCTCGGAGCTCCCGACGCTGATCCACCTGATGCTGGTGCGCCTCAAGCAGGGGCGCGTCACGGTCGAGATCGAGGTGAAGGGGCTCGACAAGGTCACCCGCGGCATCGAGCGCGCCGCCGCCCGCGTCGCCGTGGCGCTGGTGGTCGCCGCCTTCGCCACCCAGCTCGCCCCGCGGCTGATCGACCTCGGCACGCCGGTCTTCGTGTCGATTGGATTAATTATTTTCGTGCTCGGGATCGGCTGGCTCGTGCTGCTGATGCGTAACAAGTAG
- a CDS encoding MFS transporter, with product MPPNEQDRIVRQVFFRLMPLLFIGYVMAYVDRINVGFAALRMNADLGIGPAVFGLGAGIFFIGYFLFEVPSNLILEKVGARRWIARIMITWGLLSAAMMFVQGSASFLVLRFLLGAAEAGFYPGVILYLTYWFPKAYRARIFGAFAVGIPVSLAIGAPLSTSIMQLDGLLGLKGWQWLFLLEGVPTTLFGFVFLALIPDRPKDATWLAPADRTALQSVIDAEQRAVAATHGTSLRKAFADPRLMALSFIYFANTGANLGLAFFLPQILKSTGLSDMQTGLMTAVPYVFGVVGGLTIGWISDRTNDRRVTLASALMLTAAGTALAGFATGSLWAVAFMAVAAAGLYGGKAPFWALPPVFLSGSAAAGGIALINCVGNLGGFVAPSIVGWIRETSGSFEAGLYFLAALAFSAVIVTLLVVNARFGDARQPATVPGPAVAPRT from the coding sequence ATGCCCCCGAACGAACAGGACCGGATTGTCCGGCAGGTCTTCTTCAGGCTGATGCCGCTGCTCTTCATCGGCTACGTCATGGCCTATGTCGACCGGATCAATGTCGGCTTCGCGGCTCTGCGGATGAACGCCGACCTCGGCATCGGCCCGGCCGTGTTCGGCCTCGGCGCCGGGATCTTCTTCATCGGCTATTTTCTCTTCGAGGTGCCGAGCAACCTGATCTTGGAGAAGGTCGGGGCCCGGCGCTGGATCGCCCGGATCATGATCACCTGGGGCCTGCTCTCGGCGGCGATGATGTTCGTTCAGGGTTCGGCGAGCTTCCTCGTCCTGCGCTTCCTGCTCGGCGCGGCCGAGGCCGGCTTCTACCCGGGCGTGATCCTCTACCTCACCTACTGGTTCCCCAAGGCCTACCGGGCGCGGATCTTCGGCGCCTTCGCGGTCGGGATCCCGGTCTCCCTGGCGATCGGCGCGCCGCTCTCGACCTCGATCATGCAGCTCGACGGGCTCCTGGGCCTCAAGGGCTGGCAGTGGCTGTTCCTGCTGGAGGGCGTGCCCACCACCCTGTTCGGTTTCGTCTTCCTCGCCCTCATCCCCGACCGGCCCAAGGACGCCACGTGGCTGGCGCCCGCGGACCGCACCGCCCTCCAGTCAGTGATCGACGCCGAGCAGCGGGCGGTCGCAGCCACTCACGGAACCAGCCTGCGCAAGGCCTTCGCCGACCCGCGGCTGATGGCCCTGTCGTTCATCTACTTCGCCAATACCGGCGCCAATCTCGGGCTGGCGTTCTTCCTGCCGCAGATCCTCAAGAGCACCGGCCTGTCGGACATGCAGACCGGCCTGATGACCGCAGTCCCTTACGTCTTCGGGGTGGTCGGCGGCCTGACAATCGGCTGGATCTCCGACCGCACCAACGACCGCCGGGTGACGCTGGCGAGTGCCCTGATGCTCACGGCGGCGGGCACGGCACTCGCGGGTTTCGCCACGGGCTCGCTCTGGGCGGTGGCCTTCATGGCGGTGGCGGCAGCCGGCCTCTACGGCGGCAAGGCGCCGTTCTGGGCGCTGCCGCCGGTCTTCCTCTCCGGCAGCGCGGCGGCCGGCGGCATCGCGCTGATCAACTGCGTGGGCAATCTCGGCGGTTTCGTCGCGCCGTCCATCGTCGGCTGGATCCGCGAGACCAGCGGCAGCTTCGAGGCCGGACTGTACTTCCTGGCAGCACTGGCCTTCTCGGCGGTGATCGTGACCCTGCTGGTGGTCAATGCCCGCTTCGGTGACGCCCGCCAGCCGGCGACGGTTCCAGGCCCGGCGGTGGCGCCGCGCACCTGA
- a CDS encoding molybdate ABC transporter substrate-binding protein, which produces MADEQTETRLKCALVVRGAFDAHVVPAFEAAGGRAAIHWAPTAVIMKEIEAGATADAILVLSDAMDRLIAEGKVEAESRVDAVRSRYGIAVKAGSQHPDISTVEALKRTLVEARSVAYSRTGASGIYFAGLLPRLGLAEAVNARATIIPQGFTAEKLVSGEADIAVQQISELMVVPGIEVVGPLPDPVQEMTTFSAAIMRGATDRTGAARFLAGLTTPQAAEAYRTSGLEPAF; this is translated from the coding sequence ATGGCAGACGAGCAGACCGAAACCCGACTGAAATGTGCCCTCGTGGTGCGGGGCGCCTTCGACGCGCACGTGGTGCCGGCCTTCGAGGCGGCCGGTGGTCGGGCGGCGATCCACTGGGCGCCGACCGCGGTGATCATGAAGGAGATCGAGGCCGGCGCGACCGCCGACGCGATCCTCGTCCTGTCGGACGCCATGGACCGCCTGATCGCGGAGGGCAAAGTCGAGGCGGAGAGCCGGGTCGACGCGGTGCGCTCCCGCTACGGCATCGCCGTGAAGGCCGGGTCCCAGCATCCGGACATCTCGACCGTGGAGGCGCTCAAGCGGACGCTGGTCGAGGCGCGCTCCGTCGCCTACTCGCGCACCGGCGCGAGCGGGATCTACTTCGCGGGGCTCCTGCCGCGGCTCGGGCTCGCCGAGGCGGTGAACGCCCGGGCGACCATCATCCCACAGGGCTTCACGGCCGAAAAGCTGGTCTCCGGCGAGGCCGACATCGCGGTCCAGCAGATCAGCGAGCTGATGGTCGTGCCGGGCATCGAGGTGGTCGGCCCCCTCCCCGATCCCGTGCAGGAGATGACGACCTTCTCGGCCGCGATCATGCGCGGCGCGACCGACCGCACGGGTGCCGCGCGCTTCCTCGCGGGCCTGACCACGCCGCAGGCCGCCGAGGCCTACCGGACCAGCGGCCTCGAACCGGCCTTCTGA
- a CDS encoding NAD-dependent epimerase/dehydratase family protein — protein sequence MSTRADTVPQKPVLLTGASGALGRVLTRALGEQGWTLRLTDRVPFPDQLPEGARFQLADLEDGPAILRLAEGCGTILHFGGISVEHPFETVIGPNIRGLYHAYEAARREGARMVFASSNHAIGFHERTEVLDDDCALAPDGYYGLSKAYGEMMGGLYRHKHGVESVFLRIGSCFPEPTDARMLATWLSYGDMTRLVMRATLAPTLGPSGTAVIWGASKNSRMTWWRRDGRETIGWAPQDSADSYAAALEGKTSGNPVAERYQGGGFTALDYSRSEPPR from the coding sequence ATGAGCACGCGCGCCGATACCGTCCCGCAGAAACCCGTCCTCCTGACCGGCGCCTCGGGCGCCCTCGGGCGCGTGCTCACGCGGGCGCTCGGAGAGCAGGGCTGGACCCTCCGGCTCACGGACCGCGTCCCCTTCCCCGACCAGCTGCCGGAGGGCGCGCGCTTCCAGCTCGCCGACCTGGAGGACGGGCCGGCGATCCTGCGGCTCGCGGAGGGCTGCGGCACGATCCTCCATTTCGGCGGGATCTCGGTGGAGCACCCGTTCGAGACGGTGATCGGCCCGAATATCCGCGGCCTCTACCACGCCTACGAGGCCGCACGCCGCGAGGGTGCCCGGATGGTCTTCGCCTCCTCGAACCACGCCATCGGCTTCCACGAGCGGACCGAGGTGCTGGATGACGACTGCGCTCTGGCGCCGGACGGCTATTACGGCCTGTCCAAGGCGTACGGCGAGATGATGGGCGGCCTGTATCGCCACAAGCACGGCGTCGAGAGCGTCTTCCTGCGCATCGGCTCCTGCTTCCCCGAGCCGACCGATGCGCGGATGCTCGCCACGTGGCTCTCCTACGGCGACATGACCCGCCTGGTCATGCGGGCCACCCTGGCCCCGACCCTCGGCCCGTCCGGGACGGCCGTGATCTGGGGCGCCTCGAAGAACAGCCGCATGACTTGGTGGCGTCGGGACGGCCGCGAGACGATCGGCTGGGCGCCGCAGGACAGCGCCGATTCCTACGCGGCGGCGCTGGAGGGAAAGACCAGCGGCAACCCGGTGGCCGAGCGCTACCAGGGCGGCGGCTTCACCGCCCTCGACTATTCCCGCAGCGAACCCCCGCGGTGA
- a CDS encoding MFS transporter, with amino-acid sequence MFAKRYRFLIAFLLFIAGIINYMDRAALGVAAPFVKQDLNLSPSELGVIFSTFFFGYAIFAFVGGQLADRYGPRSVYSWAAASWSILCMLTGAVTGFAQMFVVRALFGFAEGPMNSTTNRTITTWFPREETARTIGFTFSGQTVGSAIAAPVVGLLAIQYGWRVAFVAIGAVGLLWVVAWRLLMTDRPQDNPRVGPEEIALVERSRAVTHLAPSDHARSLREYLFLPSTLSLGLGMFAVNYTLYIFLSWLPSYLTDALHMPVQQMALVASIPWACGFVGYVGGGVVADHLYKRMGDKLAARKLTTIVPLAIAGVALIAVNAAPNAAAAVALIALAVLMLTSSVQSCWATIHELVPEARVGGVSGFIHLLSNISGIVGPTATGLAVQYLGGYASAFVIAALIAAAGVVAMAIFVRRPRLPEAAHPLNAAKTA; translated from the coding sequence ATGTTTGCCAAGCGCTACAGGTTTCTGATCGCGTTCCTTCTCTTCATTGCGGGGATCATCAATTACATGGACCGCGCGGCGCTCGGCGTTGCGGCGCCGTTCGTCAAGCAGGACCTCAACCTGTCGCCCTCGGAGCTGGGGGTGATCTTCAGCACCTTCTTCTTCGGCTACGCGATTTTCGCCTTCGTGGGCGGCCAGCTCGCCGACCGCTACGGCCCGCGCAGCGTCTACAGCTGGGCCGCCGCCTCGTGGTCGATCCTGTGCATGCTCACCGGCGCGGTGACCGGCTTTGCCCAGATGTTCGTGGTCCGCGCCCTGTTCGGCTTCGCCGAGGGGCCGATGAACTCGACCACGAACCGGACCATCACCACGTGGTTCCCCCGCGAGGAGACCGCCCGGACGATCGGCTTCACCTTCTCGGGCCAGACCGTGGGCAGCGCCATCGCGGCTCCCGTCGTCGGCCTGCTGGCGATCCAGTACGGCTGGCGGGTGGCGTTCGTCGCCATCGGCGCCGTCGGCCTGCTCTGGGTCGTGGCGTGGCGGCTCCTCATGACCGACCGGCCGCAGGACAATCCGCGGGTCGGCCCGGAGGAGATCGCCCTCGTCGAGCGCAGCCGGGCCGTGACCCATCTCGCGCCGTCCGACCACGCGCGGTCCCTGCGGGAGTACCTGTTCCTGCCCAGCACCCTGTCGCTGGGACTCGGCATGTTTGCGGTGAACTACACCCTCTACATCTTCCTCTCGTGGCTCCCGAGCTACCTGACCGACGCCCTGCACATGCCGGTGCAGCAGATGGCGCTCGTGGCCTCGATCCCGTGGGCCTGCGGCTTCGTCGGCTATGTCGGCGGGGGCGTCGTCGCCGATCACCTCTACAAGCGCATGGGCGACAAGCTGGCCGCCCGGAAGCTCACCACGATCGTGCCGCTCGCCATCGCGGGCGTGGCGCTGATCGCCGTCAATGCCGCGCCGAACGCCGCCGCCGCGGTCGCGCTGATCGCGCTGGCCGTCCTGATGCTGACGAGCTCGGTTCAGTCCTGCTGGGCGACGATCCACGAGCTGGTGCCGGAGGCGCGGGTCGGTGGGGTGAGCGGCTTCATCCACCTGCTCAGCAACATCTCGGGCATCGTCGGACCGACCGCGACCGGGCTCGCCGTCCAGTATCTCGGCGGCTACGCCAGCGCCTTCGTCATCGCCGCCCTGATCGCCGCGGCCGGCGTGGTCGCCATGGCAATCTTCGTGCGCCGCCCCCGTCTTCCGGAAGCGGCGCACCCCCTGAATGCCGCCAAGACCGCCTGA
- a CDS encoding lactonase family protein gives MPDAALRPAPLGLAFVGCFTTERRRARGQGIDVYRTGASLEGWTHLGRVDGLTNPSFLVTDPARAVVYTVQGDGEAASAFAAEADGSLRTLGSAATGGTNSVHQSLDPSGRFLIVANYASGSVALLPVRADGGLEPASHVLPLPGDPGPHRSEQACAHPHHVVVSPGGSHVLVPDKGLDRVFVLRLDGDRLALVSETVMRPGAGPRHIGFHPGRPLAFLVNELDSSVATCRWNEATGTLVPLHLVPTLPPDFFGASTAAAIVVTPCGRFVYTSNRGQDGIARFRLKDAAERLDPTGWTPSGGRDPRFMTLAPDGKHLLVANEQGDSLAEFTIDPDTGDLSRTGARPSLSPCTIAFL, from the coding sequence ATGCCCGATGCCGCGCTCCGCCCTGCCCCGCTCGGTCTCGCCTTCGTCGGCTGTTTCACCACCGAGCGCCGCAGGGCGCGCGGACAGGGCATCGACGTGTACCGCACCGGCGCCAGCCTGGAGGGCTGGACCCATCTCGGGCGGGTGGACGGGCTGACGAACCCGTCCTTCCTTGTGACCGATCCGGCGCGTGCCGTGGTGTACACCGTTCAGGGCGACGGCGAGGCGGCGAGCGCCTTCGCGGCCGAGGCCGACGGAAGCCTGCGCACGCTCGGAAGCGCGGCAACCGGCGGCACCAACAGCGTGCATCAATCCCTCGACCCGAGCGGGCGCTTCCTGATCGTCGCCAATTACGCCAGCGGCTCGGTGGCACTGCTGCCGGTGCGCGCCGACGGCGGACTCGAACCGGCGAGCCACGTCCTGCCGCTCCCGGGCGATCCCGGCCCGCATCGGTCCGAGCAGGCCTGCGCCCACCCGCACCACGTGGTCGTGTCGCCGGGCGGCAGCCACGTGCTCGTCCCCGACAAGGGTCTCGACCGCGTCTTCGTCCTGCGACTCGACGGTGACCGGCTCGCGCTCGTATCGGAAACGGTGATGCGCCCCGGGGCCGGCCCGCGCCACATCGGGTTTCACCCGGGCCGCCCCCTCGCCTTCCTGGTCAACGAACTGGACTCGAGCGTCGCGACCTGCCGCTGGAACGAGGCGACCGGGACGCTCGTCCCCCTGCATCTCGTGCCGACCCTGCCTCCGGACTTCTTCGGCGCGAGCACGGCGGCGGCGATCGTGGTCACGCCCTGCGGGCGCTTCGTCTACACTTCGAACCGCGGTCAGGACGGCATCGCCCGTTTCCGCCTGAAGGACGCCGCCGAGCGGCTCGACCCGACCGGCTGGACGCCGTCCGGCGGCCGCGACCCGCGCTTCATGACGCTCGCACCCGACGGCAAGCACCTGCTCGTCGCCAACGAGCAGGGCGACAGCCTCGCCGAGTTCACTATCGACCCCGACACCGGCGACCTGTCCCGGACGGGCGCGCGCCCGAGCCTCAGCCCCTGCACGATCGCGTTCCTGTGA